A section of the Dehalobacter sp. DCM genome encodes:
- a CDS encoding DNA cytosine methyltransferase, which yields MRYTCIDSFSGAGGLSLGLKNAGFDTILSFDIDDKCIKTIRQNQKYFRHPSLVSDISDMLNGKMLQLCNLKKGELFLLAGGPPCQGFSIQRRGEDTDDRNDLVLKYGQLVQEVYPCFFVMENVSGITGKRGKKILTHLVENMRNIGYTVHMKLLDAQDYGVPQRRKRIILIGERNDMGSDYEFPEASPERRTVRDTIGFLPEPPEDGKDHPDILLHRRDKLSSLNILRLKALKQGEGRDSLPPELLAECHKIDSSVIGYRNVYGRMVWDEVAPTITARFDSFTRGKFGHPEQLRSISLREGAMLQTFPQDFMFVGTKVEVARQIGNAVPPILGEKIGRSIIEYFESRGC from the coding sequence ATGAGGTATACCTGCATTGACAGTTTTTCCGGAGCCGGAGGTTTGAGTTTGGGACTGAAAAATGCCGGATTTGATACAATACTTAGTTTTGATATTGATGACAAGTGCATCAAAACGATTCGTCAAAATCAGAAATATTTCCGCCATCCCTCATTGGTATCCGATATTTCCGATATGCTGAACGGAAAGATGTTGCAATTGTGCAATTTGAAAAAAGGTGAATTGTTTTTGTTGGCCGGCGGTCCACCCTGTCAGGGCTTCTCGATACAACGGCGCGGAGAAGATACAGATGACAGAAACGATTTGGTGCTGAAGTATGGGCAACTGGTACAGGAAGTGTATCCTTGTTTTTTTGTGATGGAAAATGTGTCTGGGATCACGGGAAAACGTGGGAAAAAGATATTGACTCATCTTGTTGAGAATATGCGAAACATCGGTTACACAGTACATATGAAGTTGCTTGATGCACAAGATTACGGTGTTCCGCAAAGAAGAAAAAGAATTATCCTTATTGGAGAAAGAAATGACATGGGTTCAGACTATGAATTTCCGGAGGCATCGCCTGAAAGAAGAACTGTCCGAGATACGATTGGCTTTTTGCCCGAACCACCGGAAGATGGTAAAGACCACCCGGATATTTTGTTGCATAGACGAGACAAACTGTCTTCGCTTAATATTCTGCGATTGAAAGCATTAAAGCAGGGAGAAGGTCGCGATTCTCTGCCGCCCGAACTGTTGGCAGAATGTCACAAAATAGACAGTTCCGTAATTGGATATAGGAACGTGTACGGGCGCATGGTATGGGATGAGGTCGCTCCAACAATAACAGCTCGATTTGACAGTTTTACAAGAGGAAAATTCGGACACCCGGAACAACTGAGAAGTATTTCTTTGCGAGAAGGCGCTATGTTGCAAACATTCCCGCAAGATTTTATGTTTGTGGGAACAAAAGTGGAGGTGGCAAGGCAGATCGGAAACGCCGTACCACCGATATTGGGAGAAAAGATAGGAAGAAGTATCATAGAATATTTTGAAAGCAGAGGATGTTGA
- a CDS encoding DEAD/DEAH box helicase: protein MSYFAKMYSKICYPRFNSGAKGLRSAQIGAIHAIAAHSTLNKKEAAIIVMPTGSGKTAVLMMAPFVLAKKKVLVVTPSIMVRGQIYEDYKNLSTLKYIGVLNKEAPAPNVYELKNKYSDDQHESVIQADVVVGTPQVSLSLSENPDNLLFDYIVVDEAHHVPAETWQNILLNMRHAEVLLVTATPFRLDKKEIKGDHIYSYPLSMAYKDGIFGEITYIPIEEAPDKDRLIAIEAERVLLNDRSQKLDHYLMVRTDTKEKSKNLELIYQTHTSLRLKRIDSSTTYNTIKQTITSLKAKEIDGIICVNMLGEGFDFPNLKVAAIHEAHKSLASTLQFIGRFARTNTSNIGSAKFIAMNDERLLVENYRLFSSDSIWQDIILDMSERKIYKDEANKNAIKEFISQDDLPEAKVSLHNVRPNCHAKIYAVSSFNLDNEFPDICGVENQIYRDPTNNTIVGFAQNKTNPIWLEGSQVSDIENLLFIIHYQKTTALLFIYSQIKSEFFYDQIALAFSEEPTKIPRDEMNRVLGKMENYEFYNTGMQNRYSEDGESYRIYSGSNTAASIDETTGKMRSAGHAFCKAMKNDTPVTIGYSSGSKIWSSSYLKLSEYVAWCDECGAKISDSKIVVKTNTNYDLLPLPRKLKKYPPQVFFCFFSDKTYSSPPIVYLGEKKETAHILTDVLIKVIAVNDDSVMVSAEVGGVEELLTCDIEGKYKSENVLIYVQDGRQILPLVDYLSSHPLQFKTTNDAIIVGNEIFEGDPNSIAYSDRHIYGVNWIDLGTNVRKEYGEKTSRGIPIQDTLEAILKKDETYKYIIYDHGTGEVADFITITESESSINVEFFHVKAMKGKQYNSDVNDIYEVLQQAIKSTIWLKTKAVLLQKIVDRRKGGNCIFQRGSLDALKASLRSDNQFNAVIYVVQPSISKSTSMPSKYQEVIAAANFYINHSGRVKELRIWGSV, encoded by the coding sequence ATGAGTTATTTTGCAAAAATGTATAGTAAAATTTGTTATCCACGTTTTAACTCGGGAGCAAAAGGATTGCGATCAGCGCAGATTGGTGCTATCCATGCAATTGCCGCCCATAGCACCCTCAACAAAAAAGAAGCGGCCATCATAGTCATGCCAACTGGTTCTGGAAAAACGGCAGTACTAATGATGGCTCCTTTTGTTTTAGCAAAAAAGAAGGTTCTCGTTGTGACGCCAAGTATTATGGTTCGTGGCCAAATATATGAGGATTACAAAAATCTAAGTACTTTGAAATATATTGGAGTTTTGAATAAAGAGGCACCCGCTCCGAATGTATATGAACTTAAAAATAAATACTCTGATGATCAGCATGAAAGTGTCATACAAGCTGACGTCGTAGTAGGGACTCCCCAAGTTTCACTTTCATTATCAGAAAACCCGGATAACCTTTTATTTGATTATATTGTCGTAGACGAGGCTCATCATGTACCCGCTGAAACCTGGCAAAACATACTTTTAAATATGAGACACGCGGAGGTATTACTCGTTACTGCAACCCCCTTTCGTTTAGACAAAAAAGAAATAAAAGGCGACCACATATACTCATATCCTTTATCAATGGCTTATAAGGATGGTATTTTTGGCGAGATAACCTACATACCAATCGAGGAAGCTCCAGATAAAGATCGACTCATAGCAATTGAAGCTGAAAGAGTTCTCCTAAATGACCGTTCTCAGAAATTAGACCACTACCTTATGGTTAGGACTGATACGAAGGAGAAATCAAAAAATCTTGAATTGATTTATCAAACTCACACTTCCCTTAGGCTGAAACGAATAGATAGTTCAACAACCTATAACACCATAAAACAGACAATCACAAGTCTCAAAGCTAAGGAAATTGATGGAATAATTTGCGTCAACATGCTTGGAGAAGGGTTTGACTTCCCTAATCTAAAAGTAGCTGCAATCCATGAGGCACACAAATCACTTGCTTCAACACTACAATTCATTGGCAGGTTTGCACGTACTAATACATCTAATATAGGTAGTGCAAAATTTATTGCTATGAATGATGAAAGGCTTCTTGTTGAAAATTACCGTCTTTTTTCAAGCGATTCTATTTGGCAAGATATAATTCTTGATATGAGTGAACGGAAGATATATAAAGACGAGGCAAATAAGAACGCAATAAAGGAATTTATTAGTCAAGATGATTTACCTGAAGCTAAGGTTTCTTTACATAATGTACGTCCCAATTGCCATGCTAAAATTTATGCAGTTTCCAGCTTTAACTTAGATAATGAATTCCCAGACATCTGTGGCGTTGAAAATCAAATATATCGAGATCCTACAAATAATACAATTGTAGGGTTCGCTCAAAATAAGACAAATCCAATTTGGCTCGAAGGTAGTCAAGTTAGTGACATTGAAAATTTACTCTTCATTATCCATTACCAAAAAACAACAGCTTTGCTTTTCATCTATTCACAAATTAAGAGCGAATTTTTTTATGATCAAATTGCACTTGCTTTCTCAGAAGAACCAACTAAAATACCGCGAGATGAAATGAACCGTGTTTTGGGCAAAATGGAAAACTACGAATTCTATAATACTGGTATGCAAAATCGTTATTCTGAAGATGGAGAGTCTTACCGAATTTACTCTGGCTCGAATACTGCAGCTTCAATAGATGAAACAACTGGTAAGATGCGGTCAGCTGGCCATGCATTTTGTAAAGCTATGAAGAATGATACCCCTGTAACTATAGGTTATAGTAGTGGCTCGAAAATTTGGAGTAGCTCTTACTTAAAACTATCCGAATACGTGGCTTGGTGTGATGAATGTGGTGCAAAAATATCAGACAGTAAAATAGTAGTGAAAACCAACACAAATTATGATTTGTTACCACTTCCTCGCAAGCTGAAAAAATATCCTCCTCAGGTCTTTTTCTGTTTCTTCTCTGACAAAACGTACTCTTCACCCCCGATAGTTTATTTGGGCGAGAAAAAAGAAACTGCGCATATTTTGACAGATGTACTTATTAAAGTAATAGCTGTCAATGATGATTCAGTAATGGTGTCTGCGGAGGTTGGAGGAGTAGAAGAATTATTAACATGTGATATTGAAGGGAAATATAAGTCGGAAAATGTTTTGATTTATGTACAAGATGGGAGGCAAATTTTGCCTCTTGTTGACTATCTCTCTTCACATCCCCTTCAATTCAAAACTACAAATGATGCCATAATTGTGGGTAACGAGATTTTTGAGGGGGATCCTAATTCGATAGCATATTCTGATAGGCATATTTACGGTGTCAATTGGATTGATCTCGGCACGAATGTAAGAAAAGAATATGGTGAAAAAACTAGCCGAGGAATACCTATCCAGGATACTTTGGAAGCCATCTTAAAAAAGGACGAAACTTATAAATATATTATTTATGACCATGGAACTGGTGAGGTTGCAGATTTTATTACGATTACAGAAAGTGAATCATCTATAAATGTCGAGTTTTTTCATGTAAAAGCTATGAAGGGAAAGCAGTATAATAGCGATGTAAATGATATATATGAAGTTCTTCAACAAGCCATCAAGTCAACAATCTGGTTGAAAACAAAAGCGGTGCTTTTACAAAAAATTGTTGATAGAAGAAAGGGTGGGAACTGCATTTTTCAACGTGGATCATTGGATGCTCTTAAAGCTTCCTTACGTAGTGACAACCAATTCAATGCGGTGATTTATGTTGTACAGCCTTCAATTAGTAAAAGTACCAGTATGCCTTCCAAATATCAGGAAGTAATTGCTGCTGCCAATTTTTACATAAACCATAGCGGGCGAGTAAAGGAACTAAGAATTTGGGGAAGCGTATAA
- a CDS encoding recombinase family protein has product MSRKTAKNVTTIPATLSRFTATPINDKRKRRTAAYARVSTDSDEQVTSYEAQVDYYTSYIKGRDDWEFSGIYTDEGISGTNTKHREGFKRMIADALEEKIDLIVTKSVSRFARNTVDSLTTVRQLKEKGIEIYFEKENIWTLDSKGELLITIMSSLAQEESRSISENVTWGQRKRFADGKVTVPFGHFLGYDRGEDGNLVLNEKEAVIIKRIFSMFLQGMTPYGIACQLTADGILSPGKKEKWNPTTVKRILSNEKYKGDALLQKSYTVDFLTKKKKQNDGEIPQYYVENNHEPIIDPEVFDMVQRELEARQPGRNRHSGVHIFSGKIKCGECGSWYGSKVWHSNSKYRRMVWQCNKKFKGNHRCQTPHLDEETIKKLFVAAMNKLLEDKEEIITNFEFIKTTLYDISALETQQEELQNEMEIVAGMIQQIIYENAHVALDQNEYQRKYEGLTQRFDAAKTNLESVSGLIKEKTTRRKNIEAFLSELKKHCGIISDFDTMLWHSMVDHVTINSPEEVRFTFKDGTETIV; this is encoded by the coding sequence ATGAGCAGGAAAACAGCTAAAAATGTTACGACAATCCCAGCCACATTAAGCCGTTTTACTGCGACGCCCATCAACGATAAGAGGAAGCGCCGCACTGCGGCATATGCAAGGGTATCAACGGACAGCGACGAACAGGTCACGAGTTATGAAGCTCAGGTCGATTACTATACCAGCTACATCAAAGGCCGCGATGACTGGGAGTTCTCAGGGATCTACACAGATGAGGGTATCTCAGGCACAAACACCAAGCATCGTGAAGGTTTCAAGCGGATGATAGCCGATGCCTTGGAGGAAAAGATAGACCTCATCGTTACCAAATCAGTCAGCAGGTTTGCCCGCAACACAGTCGACAGCCTTACCACGGTACGCCAGCTAAAAGAAAAAGGAATCGAGATCTACTTTGAGAAAGAAAACATCTGGACGTTGGATTCCAAGGGCGAGCTGCTGATCACCATTATGTCGTCCCTCGCCCAGGAGGAAAGCCGAAGCATCTCTGAGAACGTAACCTGGGGCCAGAGGAAGCGATTCGCTGACGGCAAGGTGACCGTACCTTTTGGACACTTCCTAGGCTATGACAGAGGTGAAGATGGCAACCTGGTATTGAATGAAAAAGAAGCGGTTATCATCAAGAGGATATTCAGCATGTTCCTTCAAGGCATGACGCCTTATGGGATTGCATGCCAGCTGACGGCAGACGGAATCCTCTCGCCCGGTAAAAAGGAAAAATGGAATCCGACAACCGTGAAACGGATACTTTCAAATGAGAAGTATAAGGGGGACGCCCTCCTTCAGAAGAGCTACACCGTGGACTTCCTTACGAAAAAGAAAAAACAAAATGATGGTGAAATCCCTCAGTATTACGTTGAAAATAACCACGAACCGATTATCGACCCTGAGGTCTTTGACATGGTCCAACGCGAACTCGAAGCCCGTCAGCCTGGTCGAAACCGGCACAGCGGTGTACACATATTCTCAGGAAAGATAAAGTGCGGTGAATGCGGAAGCTGGTACGGCTCAAAGGTCTGGCATTCTAACAGCAAGTACCGTCGCATGGTTTGGCAATGCAATAAAAAATTCAAGGGCAACCACAGGTGTCAGACTCCACATTTGGATGAAGAGACCATCAAGAAGCTATTTGTGGCGGCAATGAACAAACTTCTCGAGGATAAGGAGGAAATCATCACCAATTTTGAATTCATTAAAACTACCCTTTATGACATCTCCGCGCTGGAAACCCAGCAGGAAGAATTGCAAAATGAAATGGAAATTGTGGCCGGGATGATACAGCAGATCATATATGAAAATGCGCATGTCGCCCTTGATCAGAACGAATACCAAAGAAAGTACGAGGGTCTTACCCAACGCTTTGATGCTGCGAAAACCAATCTGGAATCCGTCAGTGGGCTGATTAAGGAAAAAACAACCCGGCGGAAGAACATCGAAGCTTTCCTCTCCGAGCTGAAAAAGCATTGCGGGATAATCAGCGATTTTGACACTATGCTCTGGCATAGCATGGTGGATCACGTGACAATAAATAGCCCAGAAGAGGTCCGTTTCACCTTTAAGGACGGCACAGAGACAATTGTCTAG
- a CDS encoding recombinase family protein — protein MSLLRKVSKIKPSLPVMPSRKRVAAYARVSEEKGRTMHSLSAQVSHYSNYIQKNREWEYAGVYADEGLTGTTDNREAFRRLLADCESSKIDIVLTKSISRFARNTVDLLETVRHLRDLGIEVRFEKENINSLSGDGELMLSILASFAQEESRSTSENIKWAIRKKFQEGRPNSFNVYGYRWNGNQFIVVPEEAEVVRLIFDNFLSGFSAEETEKQLEEMGVKSYTGGRFSNTSIRAILRNEKYTGNMLLQKVFIPDHITHKSKNNEGELPQYWVEGSHEAIIDLETYNKVQEEIARRRKLGAIANPAINTGYFTSIIKCGMCGRSYQRSARSRKRDSSYKMWICANQRNGNGCKNKTIPEATLKKSCAEVLGTDEFDEDIFAEQIRQIIIPAPNQIEFHFQDGRIESREWESTARKDWWTPEARASKSAYNKRHPRSSGNITCFTCKISCTTCGQNLRRNTSTRVSGEKAHHWRCPPHSGCGHSGIEENLLKSVSAEVLGIEGFDEAIFTEKVDHISVISNSELVFNLNDGRKITRQWQFKRRQPPWSEERKKSQGEKMKQAWREKHEQENS, from the coding sequence GTGAGTTTATTGCGGAAAGTAAGCAAAATCAAGCCATCATTACCGGTCATGCCAAGCCGGAAAAGAGTCGCAGCATATGCCAGGGTTTCTGAAGAAAAAGGCAGGACGATGCACTCCCTTTCGGCACAGGTCAGCCACTACAGCAATTACATCCAAAAGAATCGTGAATGGGAATATGCTGGAGTTTATGCCGATGAAGGGCTAACCGGTACTACGGACAACCGAGAGGCATTCAGGCGGCTTTTGGCGGATTGTGAGTCGAGCAAAATTGACATTGTGTTGACCAAGTCCATATCGCGATTTGCCAGAAACACAGTCGACCTTCTTGAGACGGTGAGGCATCTACGGGACTTAGGAATTGAAGTCAGGTTCGAGAAGGAAAACATCAATTCCTTGAGCGGCGATGGGGAGCTGATGCTCTCCATTCTGGCATCCTTCGCACAGGAAGAAAGCCGCTCAACGAGCGAAAATATCAAGTGGGCTATCCGAAAAAAGTTTCAGGAAGGCAGGCCAAATTCCTTCAATGTCTATGGGTACCGATGGAACGGCAATCAGTTCATTGTTGTTCCTGAAGAAGCCGAGGTTGTCAGGTTGATCTTCGACAACTTCCTGAGCGGTTTCTCCGCTGAGGAGACGGAAAAGCAGCTGGAGGAAATGGGCGTCAAATCCTACACTGGCGGTCGTTTCAGCAACACCTCCATCCGAGCCATTCTGCGGAATGAAAAATACACGGGCAACATGCTTCTCCAAAAGGTCTTCATACCTGACCACATAACGCACAAATCCAAAAACAACGAGGGCGAACTTCCCCAATACTGGGTCGAAGGATCCCATGAAGCCATAATCGACCTTGAAACCTACAACAAGGTCCAGGAGGAAATCGCCAGGAGAAGAAAGCTCGGTGCCATAGCGAATCCAGCAATCAACACGGGGTACTTCACCAGCATAATCAAATGCGGAATGTGCGGTCGAAGCTATCAAAGGTCGGCAAGGAGCAGGAAGCGGGACAGTTCTTACAAAATGTGGATTTGCGCCAACCAGAGAAACGGCAACGGCTGTAAAAACAAGACAATCCCCGAAGCAACCCTAAAGAAATCCTGCGCCGAGGTGCTTGGAACAGATGAATTTGACGAGGACATCTTTGCTGAGCAGATACGACAGATCATAATCCCTGCCCCCAACCAGATTGAGTTCCATTTTCAGGACGGGAGGATTGAAAGTCGGGAATGGGAATCCACTGCAAGGAAAGACTGGTGGACTCCGGAAGCCCGAGCATCCAAGTCAGCATACAACAAAAGGCATCCCCGAAGTTCAGGAAACATCACCTGCTTTACCTGCAAGATAAGCTGCACCACATGCGGACAGAACCTGCGAAGGAACACCAGCACTCGGGTGAGCGGAGAAAAGGCCCACCACTGGAGATGCCCTCCCCACAGCGGTTGCGGCCACAGTGGAATTGAAGAAAACCTGCTGAAAAGTGTTTCCGCCGAAGTTCTTGGAATAGAGGGGTTTGACGAAGCTATTTTCACAGAAAAAGTTGATCACATCTCAGTGATCTCAAACAGCGAGTTGGTTTTCAACCTCAATGATGGCCGGAAAATCACAAGGCAATGGCAGTTCAAACGCAGGCAACCCCCCTGGTCGGAGGAACGCAAAAAGAGCCAAGGCGAGAAAATGAAGCAAGCATGGAGGGAAAAGCATGAGCAGGAAAACAGCTAA
- a CDS encoding SHOCT domain-containing protein has product MTREQFEAEKLYQSSLAIARTMLKKALVTEEEFNLIEASLREKYQPKLGTLFAYIPLT; this is encoded by the coding sequence ATGACAAGGGAACAATTCGAAGCCGAGAAACTTTATCAGTCCTCTCTCGCTATTGCCCGAACTATGCTTAAGAAGGCCCTTGTGACAGAGGAAGAATTCAACCTGATTGAGGCTTCTCTCCGCGAGAAATACCAACCCAAATTAGGCACACTATTCGCCTATATTCCCTTGACTTAA
- a CDS encoding helix-turn-helix transcriptional regulator encodes MNQLQKERIEELRSLGAGYGKIADALGMSINTVKSYCRRNNLVGHQAESEMAQAISQSFCKQCGKELTQPSGRKQLKFCCDECRTSWWNSHPEKVNKKAVYSFTCAFCNEPFTAYGNSKRKYCSHGCYVKDRFKGGETA; translated from the coding sequence ATGAACCAATTACAAAAAGAACGCATTGAGGAACTCCGCTCCCTGGGTGCTGGCTATGGAAAAATAGCAGATGCTCTTGGGATGTCAATAAACACCGTAAAGTCATACTGCCGAAGGAACAACCTGGTAGGACATCAAGCTGAATCAGAAATGGCCCAGGCAATCAGTCAATCTTTCTGTAAACAATGCGGGAAAGAACTCACTCAGCCATCCGGGAGAAAGCAGCTTAAATTCTGTTGCGACGAGTGCCGCACCAGCTGGTGGAATTCGCACCCTGAGAAGGTCAATAAAAAAGCGGTCTACTCTTTCACCTGTGCATTCTGTAATGAGCCTTTCACCGCTTACGGCAATTCAAAAAGGAAGTACTGCTCCCACGGCTGTTATGTCAAAGACCGTTTCAAAGGCGGTGAAACGGCATGA
- a CDS encoding N-acetylmuramoyl-L-alanine amidase produces MNLRKLILTENACYKAGGKIVPKGIMVHSTGANNPFLKRYVGPDDGLLGKNLYGNHWNKDKPEGRSVCVHAFIGKLADGSIATYQTLPWNHRGWHAGDSANDTHIGFEICEDNLSDPSYFAAVYKEAAELCAFLCRSYGLTEKNIICHSEGYKLGIASNHGDVMHWFPKHGKSMDSFRAEVGRLLKAQASETSQTADPKKLYRVQVGAYSVKANAEAMLAKVKAAGFNDAFIKSE; encoded by the coding sequence ATGAATTTAAGAAAACTCATCCTGACAGAAAACGCCTGCTACAAAGCCGGCGGGAAGATCGTTCCAAAAGGCATTATGGTCCACTCAACCGGGGCTAACAACCCTTTCCTAAAGCGCTATGTAGGCCCTGACGACGGCCTTCTTGGAAAGAACCTGTATGGCAACCACTGGAATAAGGACAAGCCGGAGGGCCGAAGCGTCTGCGTACATGCGTTTATCGGCAAACTGGCTGATGGAAGCATCGCAACATACCAGACCCTTCCATGGAATCATCGGGGGTGGCATGCTGGGGATTCAGCCAACGATACCCACATCGGTTTCGAGATCTGTGAAGACAACCTGAGCGACCCGTCTTATTTTGCAGCAGTCTATAAGGAAGCCGCGGAGCTATGTGCTTTCCTTTGCAGGTCATACGGCCTGACTGAGAAGAACATCATCTGTCATAGTGAAGGTTACAAACTTGGGATTGCCAGCAACCATGGCGATGTCATGCACTGGTTCCCAAAGCACGGAAAAAGCATGGACTCCTTTCGTGCTGAGGTCGGCAGGCTTCTCAAGGCTCAGGCAAGCGAAACATCCCAGACCGCTGATCCTAAAAAGCTATACCGCGTCCAGGTCGGGGCATACAGCGTAAAAGCCAATGCTGAGGCGATGCTTGCCAAGGTCAAAGCTGCCGGATTCAATGATGCCTTCATTAAATCCGAATAG
- a CDS encoding phage holin family protein, producing the protein MKDIINTIQIIIAAVGGYIGFFLGGWDGFLYALVAFVVIDYITGIMVAVLEKRLSSEVGFRGIFKKVLIFSLVAVGHIIDSKLIQNGGAIRTAVIFFYLSNEGISILENTAKIGLPIPEKLRGILEQLNKEDTK; encoded by the coding sequence ATGAAAGACATCATCAACACCATTCAAATCATCATTGCCGCTGTTGGCGGCTACATCGGCTTCTTTCTGGGCGGATGGGACGGCTTCCTGTATGCCCTGGTGGCATTCGTAGTCATCGACTACATCACCGGCATCATGGTGGCAGTCCTGGAAAAACGACTCTCAAGCGAGGTGGGCTTTAGGGGCATCTTCAAGAAGGTGCTCATCTTTTCCCTTGTGGCCGTTGGACACATCATCGACTCCAAACTGATCCAGAACGGCGGGGCTATCCGTACAGCAGTCATTTTCTTCTACCTTTCCAACGAAGGCATCAGCATCCTGGAGAACACAGCGAAAATCGGCCTTCCTATTCCTGAGAAGCTCAGGGGCATTCTGGAACAGCTCAACAAGGAGGATACAAAATGA